The Methylomusa anaerophila genome has a segment encoding these proteins:
- the leuB gene encoding 3-isopropylmalate dehydrogenase: MSNSNEAKASRNEYNIAVIPGDGIGVEVTAAALKVMEKVAAKHEVKLNFTELLAGGCAIDKAGEPLPKETLAQCQKSDAVLLGAVGGPKWDNLSGDKRPEQALLGLRGGLGLYANLRPARIYDELKAASPLKDTIIEKGIDLLIVRELTGGIYFGEKGRTTVDGYAAAYDHEVYNEKEISRITRTAFEAARKRRRKVTLVDKANILESSRLWREVVNKIAKDYPDVAIDYLYVDNAAMQLVKNPAQFDVIVTSNMFGDILSDEASMITGSIGMLASASLGEGSLGMYEPIHGSAPDIAGQDLANPLAQILSAAMLFEYSLGMAEAARDIEKAVKSVLGQGYRTGDIWTEGFEKVGTKKMGELVLAEI, from the coding sequence ATGAGCAACTCCAATGAAGCCAAAGCAAGCCGCAATGAATATAATATAGCCGTTATTCCCGGCGACGGCATCGGGGTTGAAGTTACGGCGGCGGCTCTGAAAGTGATGGAAAAAGTAGCCGCCAAGCATGAAGTAAAGCTAAACTTTACCGAACTATTAGCCGGCGGCTGTGCTATCGACAAGGCCGGCGAACCCTTGCCGAAAGAAACACTGGCTCAATGCCAAAAGTCGGATGCCGTTCTGTTGGGCGCGGTAGGCGGCCCCAAGTGGGATAATCTCAGCGGCGACAAGCGGCCGGAACAAGCTCTTCTCGGGCTGCGCGGCGGTCTGGGGCTATACGCGAATCTGCGTCCGGCCAGGATTTATGACGAACTGAAAGCCGCGTCACCCCTCAAAGACACCATTATTGAAAAAGGCATCGATCTATTAATCGTGCGCGAACTGACAGGCGGCATCTATTTCGGGGAAAAAGGCAGAACGACGGTGGATGGCTACGCTGCCGCCTATGACCATGAAGTCTACAATGAAAAAGAAATATCCCGGATAACCAGGACTGCTTTCGAAGCGGCCCGGAAAAGACGCCGCAAGGTTACCCTTGTGGACAAGGCCAATATCCTTGAATCCTCAAGACTGTGGCGGGAAGTGGTGAACAAAATCGCCAAGGACTACCCCGATGTTGCTATAGATTATCTGTATGTTGACAACGCCGCCATGCAACTGGTGAAAAACCCGGCCCAATTCGATGTAATCGTAACCAGCAATATGTTTGGCGATATCCTCTCGGATGAGGCGTCGATGATAACCGGTTCCATCGGCATGCTGGCCTCCGCCAGCTTAGGGGAGGGCAGCCTGGGCATGTACGAACCCATTCACGGTTCGGCGCCGGACATCGCCGGTCAGGATCTGGCCAATCCCCTGGCGCAGATATTATCCGCCGCCATGCTGTTTGAATATTCCCTGGGTATGGCGGAAGCGGCACGGGATATTGAAAAAGCGGTAAAAAGCGTCCTCGGCCAAGGGTATCGGACAGGGGACATTTGGACAGAAGGGTTCGAAAAAGTCGGTACCAAAAAAATGGGAGAATTGGTGCTGGCGGAAATATAG
- the leuD gene encoding 3-isopropylmalate dehydratase small subunit, with the protein MKAIGDVLKYGDNIDTDVIIPARYLNSSDPQELAKHCMEDLDADFLKKLKNGDIVVAGRNFGCGSSREHAPICIKAAGVACVIAKSFARIFYRNAINTGFPILECEEAVNEAATGHQLEVDFTTGTIKNLTLKKEYKAQAFPQFIIKIMENNGLVNCVKENTIKWGNNQ; encoded by the coding sequence ATGAAGGCAATTGGTGATGTTTTAAAGTATGGTGACAATATTGACACGGATGTCATTATACCGGCAAGATATTTGAATTCTTCCGACCCCCAGGAGTTGGCCAAACACTGTATGGAAGACCTGGATGCCGATTTTCTGAAAAAATTAAAAAATGGCGACATCGTCGTCGCCGGCCGGAATTTTGGCTGCGGTTCGTCCCGCGAACACGCTCCCATTTGTATTAAAGCTGCCGGCGTAGCCTGCGTAATTGCCAAAAGCTTTGCCCGGATATTTTACCGAAACGCCATTAATACCGGCTTTCCCATCCTGGAATGCGAAGAGGCGGTTAATGAGGCGGCAACCGGACATCAACTGGAGGTAGACTTTACCACCGGCACAATTAAAAACTTGACACTGAAAAAAGAATATAAAGCCCAGGCATTCCCTCAGTTTATTATCAAAATCATGGAAAACAACGGCCTGGTAAACTGCGTCAAAGAAAATACAATTAAATGGGGGAATAACCAATGA
- the leuC gene encoding 3-isopropylmalate dehydratase large subunit — translation MTKPMTMTQKILAAAAGLPDVEPGQLISAKLDLVLGNDVTAPVAVKAFNETNTVQVFDKDKIAIVPDHFTPNKDIKSAEHCKLIREFARRMDITHYFEVGEMGIEHVLIPEKGLAKPGDVIIGADSHTCTYGALGAFSTGVGSTDMAVGMAAGYAWFKVPSALQFVLTGKPAKWISGKDVILHIIGMIGVDGALYQSMEFAGDGLQYLSMDDRFTIANMAIEAGAKNGIFPVDEQTIAYVKGRTGQEFRVFAADAAAPYSRVIEINLSALKPTVAFPHLPENTKTIDQVGDVAIDQVVIGSCTNGRMEDLRIAASILKGKKVKKGLRLIILPGTQDIVLQAMDEGLVRIFIEAGGVFSTPTCGPCLGGHMGILAEGERALATTNRNFVGRMGHPKSEVYLASPAVAAASAIAGKIVAPEEVM, via the coding sequence ATGACCAAACCAATGACAATGACCCAAAAAATATTAGCCGCTGCCGCCGGACTGCCGGATGTTGAACCCGGTCAACTGATCAGCGCCAAGCTTGACCTGGTCCTGGGCAATGACGTTACCGCGCCGGTGGCGGTCAAAGCTTTTAACGAAACCAACACCGTCCAGGTCTTCGACAAAGACAAAATCGCCATAGTTCCCGACCATTTTACACCCAATAAGGATATCAAGTCGGCCGAGCACTGTAAGCTGATCCGGGAATTTGCCCGCCGGATGGATATTACCCACTATTTTGAAGTCGGCGAAATGGGAATTGAGCATGTATTGATCCCGGAGAAGGGTTTGGCCAAACCCGGCGATGTCATCATCGGCGCCGATTCCCACACCTGCACCTACGGCGCTCTCGGCGCGTTTTCCACCGGCGTCGGCAGCACCGACATGGCGGTGGGAATGGCTGCGGGTTATGCCTGGTTCAAAGTGCCGTCCGCCCTTCAGTTTGTGCTTACAGGCAAGCCGGCCAAATGGATAAGCGGCAAAGATGTCATCCTCCATATTATCGGTATGATTGGCGTGGATGGCGCACTGTATCAGTCCATGGAATTTGCCGGTGACGGGCTGCAGTATCTTTCCATGGATGACAGATTCACCATTGCCAATATGGCCATCGAGGCAGGCGCCAAAAACGGCATTTTCCCGGTTGATGAACAAACCATTGCCTATGTAAAAGGACGTACCGGCCAAGAATTCAGAGTGTTTGCCGCCGATGCCGCCGCTCCCTACAGCCGGGTTATTGAAATTAATTTGAGCGCGCTGAAACCGACGGTAGCTTTTCCCCATTTGCCGGAAAACACCAAAACCATAGACCAGGTGGGTGATGTGGCAATTGATCAGGTTGTGATCGGGTCCTGCACCAACGGCAGAATGGAGGATCTGCGAATCGCCGCATCCATCTTAAAAGGCAAAAAAGTTAAAAAAGGCTTACGGTTGATTATTCTTCCCGGTACGCAGGACATAGTGCTGCAAGCCATGGATGAAGGGCTTGTCCGGATTTTCATCGAGGCAGGCGGCGTGTTCAGTACTCCCACCTGCGGTCCTTGCCTGGGCGGCCATATGGGGATCTTGGCGGAAGGGGAACGGGCGCTGGCGACAACCAACAGAAACTTTGTCGGCCGGATGGGGCACCCGAAGAGCGAAGTATACCTGGCTAGCCCCGCAGTAGCGGCGGCGTCGGCTATTGCTGGCAAAATAGTAGCACCGGAGGAGGTAATGTAA
- the cimA gene encoding citramalate synthase, which yields MDKDKKIFIFDSTLRDGAQAQGISFSVTDKLKIAAKLDELGVSYIEAGNPGSNPKDLQFFARAKDELKFSTAKLCAFGSTRRPGIRAQDDDNLKALIAAGVDALTIFGKAWPFHVREIIKTTLNENLLMIKDSITYLKSLGKEVIFDAEHFFDGYKADPDYAVAVLRTARDAGADWLVLCDTNGGMLPLETHQIVAGLVREEGLKNLGIHCHNDAGTAVANSLVAVQAGVRQVQGTFTGFGERCGNANLSTIIADLGLKLGCHSIPGDKMDNLCAAYRYICEISNIFPNEREPYVGNCAFAHKGGMHIDGVRKNAASFEHVSPAAIGNERRILASEVSGRSTIQMIINKIDPSVSRDAPETQRILNHIKEKEFYGYQYEGAEHSLELLVRKELGRFKHSFEIVDYKVISERQSVAVPGSLPKSRIMAFVRIAVDGVVEEVGVSDEIGPVNALDKALRKALHQFYKPISQMHLADYKVRVINGENATEAKVRVLIESTDGVTTWTTIGLSDNIIEASLQALVDSYEYCLLSNNGAIRNAACQN from the coding sequence ATGGATAAAGATAAAAAAATATTCATTTTCGACAGTACCTTAAGAGATGGGGCGCAGGCCCAGGGAATATCCTTCAGCGTCACTGACAAATTAAAAATAGCCGCCAAGTTGGATGAACTGGGAGTGAGCTATATTGAGGCGGGAAATCCGGGGTCAAATCCGAAAGACCTGCAATTCTTCGCCAGGGCTAAAGATGAGCTGAAATTTTCCACCGCCAAGTTGTGCGCTTTTGGCAGCACCCGCAGGCCGGGTATCCGGGCGCAGGATGACGACAACCTGAAAGCGCTGATCGCCGCCGGCGTTGATGCTCTGACTATTTTTGGCAAAGCCTGGCCTTTTCATGTGCGGGAGATTATCAAAACAACTCTTAATGAAAATCTCCTGATGATAAAAGACAGTATCACCTATTTAAAATCCTTGGGAAAAGAAGTTATTTTTGATGCCGAGCATTTTTTTGACGGCTATAAAGCCGACCCCGATTATGCCGTCGCCGTACTGCGCACCGCCAGGGATGCCGGCGCCGATTGGCTGGTGCTCTGTGACACCAACGGCGGTATGCTTCCCCTGGAAACACATCAGATTGTCGCCGGACTTGTCCGGGAAGAAGGGCTTAAAAACTTAGGTATCCATTGCCATAACGATGCGGGAACGGCGGTTGCCAATTCCTTGGTTGCCGTACAGGCGGGAGTTAGGCAGGTGCAGGGCACCTTCACCGGCTTCGGGGAAAGATGTGGCAATGCCAATTTAAGTACAATTATTGCCGACCTAGGTCTTAAGCTGGGTTGTCATTCCATTCCCGGCGATAAAATGGACAACTTATGCGCAGCGTACAGGTATATATGTGAAATAAGCAATATTTTTCCCAATGAAAGAGAACCGTATGTAGGCAATTGCGCCTTTGCCCATAAAGGCGGCATGCATATTGACGGCGTTCGCAAGAACGCGGCTTCTTTTGAACATGTTTCACCCGCAGCTATCGGCAACGAACGCAGAATATTAGCCTCGGAAGTATCCGGCAGAAGCACAATTCAAATGATAATTAATAAAATAGATCCGTCGGTTAGTAGGGATGCGCCGGAAACGCAGAGAATACTTAACCATATCAAAGAAAAAGAGTTTTATGGCTACCAGTATGAGGGCGCCGAGCATAGTTTGGAGCTGTTGGTCCGGAAGGAGCTGGGCAGATTTAAGCATTCCTTTGAGATTGTGGACTACAAGGTAATCAGCGAGCGCCAGAGCGTTGCCGTACCCGGCAGCTTGCCGAAAAGCAGAATCATGGCGTTTGTCAGGATTGCAGTTGACGGCGTCGTGGAGGAAGTCGGCGTATCCGATGAGATCGGACCGGTCAATGCCCTGGACAAAGCACTGCGAAAGGCGCTCCACCAATTTTACAAACCGATATCCCAAATGCATCTTGCTGATTATAAGGTGAGGGTTATCAACGGCGAGAACGCCACCGAGGCCAAGGTAAGGGTACTGATTGAATCGACGGATGGCGTAACTACCTGGACAACCATCGGGCTTTCCGATAACATTATCGAAGCCAGTCTGCAAGCCTTGGTCGATTCCTATGAATATTGCCTGTTGTCAAATAACGGCGCCATTCGTAATGCTGCTTGCCAAAACTAA
- a CDS encoding hybrid sensor histidine kinase/response regulator, with product MPIPNYTILIVDDNSNNLFTLRTIIEENIAARVIEAKSGEEALRILLNETVDLIILDVHMAGMDGFETAAIIKQRKKMQKIPIVFLTAACITGEFKKRGFKTGAVDYLIKPIDDNLLINKINVYLKLNKKDFLLEYFKDMQAIILEREEELKRKNEELEAQKAEAMEANRLLQHYAAELENTNKELQNFANIIAHDFRTPMVNLKGFSKELGNALADLKQILQDAVAHLPAKVQKEANKLIGQDVPDAVQFINSAVDRLDRMIAALLKLSREGRRDMIYQQVDCNKLIKAVLLSFDHQIVQKGIHVAVGSMPTIETDYLALEQIIGNLLDNAIKYLEPSRPGKIDVFCLDKEDEYLFTIQDNGCGISSQDQEKVFEIFRRGGNQEVPGEGMGLAYVKTIIRQLKGKVWCESELGIGTKISFSLPKKPLGN from the coding sequence ATGCCGATTCCCAATTACACCATTCTGATTGTGGATGATAATTCCAATAATTTATTTACCTTACGGACAATTATCGAAGAAAATATTGCTGCCAGGGTTATAGAGGCCAAATCAGGCGAAGAGGCATTAAGAATATTGCTGAACGAAACTGTCGACCTTATTATCCTTGACGTACATATGGCAGGAATGGATGGATTTGAAACAGCGGCCATTATCAAGCAACGGAAGAAAATGCAAAAGATTCCCATTGTTTTTTTAACGGCCGCATGTATAACCGGAGAATTTAAGAAACGCGGCTTCAAAACCGGGGCTGTGGACTATCTCATTAAGCCTATTGACGACAATCTGCTGATTAACAAAATTAATGTTTATTTGAAATTGAATAAAAAGGATTTTCTGCTGGAGTATTTTAAAGATATGCAGGCCATCATTCTTGAACGGGAAGAAGAACTTAAGCGAAAAAATGAAGAACTTGAGGCGCAGAAGGCCGAGGCGATGGAGGCCAACAGGCTGCTGCAGCATTACGCTGCCGAGTTGGAGAATACCAATAAGGAACTTCAGAATTTTGCCAATATCATAGCTCATGATTTTCGGACGCCAATGGTCAATTTGAAGGGTTTTTCTAAAGAATTAGGCAATGCTTTGGCTGACCTCAAGCAGATTCTTCAAGATGCGGTAGCGCATCTTCCCGCAAAAGTCCAAAAGGAGGCAAACAAGTTAATCGGACAGGATGTACCGGATGCAGTGCAATTTATTAATTCTGCGGTGGACCGGCTGGATAGAATGATTGCGGCCCTCTTGAAATTATCCCGTGAAGGCAGGCGGGATATGATTTACCAGCAGGTGGATTGCAATAAACTTATTAAAGCCGTTTTACTGTCCTTCGATCATCAGATCGTGCAGAAAGGAATTCATGTGGCAGTAGGGTCTATGCCGACGATTGAAACGGACTATTTGGCATTGGAGCAAATCATCGGCAATCTCCTGGACAATGCCATAAAATACCTGGAGCCTAGCCGGCCTGGTAAAATTGACGTATTTTGCCTTGATAAAGAGGACGAATACCTTTTTACCATACAAGATAATGGTTGTGGCATCTCCTCTCAAGATCAAGAGAAGGTTTTCGAGATTTTCCGGCGAGGGGGAAATCAAGAGGTGCCCGGTGAAGGGATGGGTTTAGCTTATGTCAAGACCATTATTCGACAACTGAAAGGAAAAGTCTGGTGCGAATCCGAGCTGGGTATTGGGACAAAAATCAGCTTCTCCCTGCCTAAAAAACCTTTGGGCAATTAA
- the pth gene encoding aminoacyl-tRNA hydrolase: MKIVAGLGNPGQEYSVTRHNVGFMAVDLLADRWGIAITSWREREKALAAEYRGSEPVLLVKPQTYMNLSGIAVGALARWYKIPVTDIIVIYDDLDLPVGKLRLRSKGGSGGHRGIESLLEHLGQDAFARIRVGIGRPPQGWETADYVLSRFTAEETPLIKDAITRAADAVECLLKEGFNKAMNKFNSPA; the protein is encoded by the coding sequence ATGAAGATTGTGGCGGGTCTGGGCAACCCGGGACAAGAATACAGTGTTACCCGGCATAATGTCGGATTCATGGCGGTTGATTTACTTGCCGACCGCTGGGGAATTGCAATTACATCCTGGCGGGAGCGGGAAAAGGCCCTTGCGGCGGAATATCGGGGCAGTGAACCGGTGCTGCTGGTAAAACCACAGACATATATGAATCTAAGCGGTATAGCGGTAGGTGCGCTTGCCCGCTGGTATAAGATACCTGTGACTGACATAATCGTTATTTACGATGATCTTGATTTGCCTGTCGGCAAATTGCGACTTCGCAGCAAAGGCGGTTCCGGCGGCCATCGCGGCATAGAATCCTTGCTGGAGCATCTTGGTCAGGATGCTTTCGCCCGCATACGGGTGGGCATCGGCCGGCCGCCCCAGGGATGGGAGACGGCGGATTATGTCTTAAGCCGGTTTACGGCCGAGGAAACACCACTGATCAAAGATGCCATAACCCGTGCCGCCGACGCGGTGGAGTGCCTTCTGAAAGAAGGATTTAATAAGGCTATGAACAAGTTTAATTCCCCGGCTTAA
- a CDS encoding ribose-phosphate diphosphokinase: MEDNKRLRIFSGNANPELAREIAQYLGLNVGDAFVGRFNNGEIQVMIDESVRGTDVFIIQPTSLPVNDNIMELLIMIDAVKRASARNITAVVPYYAYARQDRKTRGREPISAKLMANLLTIAGATRVVTMDLHAGQIQGFFDIPVDNLPGVPILAEYVASKGINDLIVVSPDLGGVSRSRQFADRLHAPIAIIEKRRPQPGVAEVMNLIGSVEGKSAVIIDDIVDTAGSLTEGAQALARMGAKEVYACCTHAVLSNPAIERIRKSNIKELIVTNTIPLPEEKRISKIKVMSIAPLLGEAIIRIFGELSVSKLFDD; the protein is encoded by the coding sequence ATGGAAGACAACAAGCGACTTAGAATATTCAGCGGCAACGCCAACCCGGAACTGGCCCGGGAAATTGCTCAATATCTGGGACTTAATGTGGGGGACGCTTTTGTAGGCCGTTTTAATAACGGTGAGATTCAGGTTATGATTGACGAAAGTGTGCGGGGAACCGACGTATTTATCATTCAGCCTACCAGCCTGCCGGTGAATGATAATATCATGGAACTTTTGATTATGATTGACGCCGTAAAGCGGGCATCGGCACGGAATATCACCGCTGTTGTTCCCTATTATGCCTACGCGCGCCAGGACCGGAAAACACGGGGACGTGAACCCATCTCCGCCAAACTGATGGCTAACTTGCTTACAATTGCCGGTGCAACCCGTGTTGTCACCATGGATTTGCATGCCGGCCAGATACAAGGTTTTTTTGACATACCGGTTGACAATTTGCCAGGTGTGCCTATTCTTGCCGAATATGTTGCATCGAAAGGGATAAATGATCTGATTGTGGTATCTCCCGATCTGGGAGGAGTTTCCCGGTCAAGACAATTTGCCGACCGTTTGCATGCGCCAATTGCTATTATCGAAAAACGCCGCCCGCAGCCGGGAGTGGCTGAAGTGATGAACCTCATCGGCAGCGTCGAAGGCAAAAGTGCGGTTATTATTGATGACATTGTGGATACCGCCGGTTCCCTAACGGAAGGCGCCCAGGCTCTGGCCCGGATGGGAGCCAAGGAAGTGTACGCCTGCTGTACCCACGCGGTATTGAGCAACCCGGCGATAGAACGCATTCGGAAATCCAACATCAAAGAATTAATTGTCACCAACACCATTCCCCTCCCGGAAGAAAAACGCATATCCAAAATCAAAGTCATGTCGATCGCGCCCCTCCTGGGCGAAGCAATTATTCGTATATTTGGTGAATTATCAGTAAGCAAACTGTTTGACGATTAA
- the glmU gene encoding bifunctional UDP-N-acetylglucosamine diphosphorylase/glucosamine-1-phosphate N-acetyltransferase GlmU, whose product MSQLVTVVLAAGKGTRMKSALPKVLHPVGGKPMVRHVLDAAREAGAEKQVVVVGFGAESVEKTIGPQAEFVVQAEQLGTGHAVMQAREQLQAIEGTVMVLCGDTPLLTGTLLSKLYQAHKNAGAAATVLTAIVPDPGGYGRVIRNGQGQVTKIVEHKDASQEERKVDEVNTGIYCFEKEPLLNALARLTCDNVQREYYLTDVIGILNSGGNKVRAVSADDHRETLGINSRIQLAEAEKILRRRKLEDLMNDGVTIMDPDSTFIDAEVKVGPDTVIYPFTWLEGGTSVGGDCEIGPNTRIQNTVIGNGAVIHFTYAHDCEIGNNVTLGPYVHLRPGTKLAAGVKVGNFVEVKNSQVGQNSKIPHLSYIGDTDMGSQVNIGSGTITVNYDGKRKYRTTIEDGAFIGCNANLVAPVTIGRGSYVAAGSTITKDVPADSLGVARARQSVIDGWAEKHRNK is encoded by the coding sequence ATGTCACAACTCGTAACGGTTGTTCTGGCGGCAGGAAAAGGCACCCGCATGAAGTCGGCGCTGCCGAAAGTCCTGCATCCGGTGGGTGGTAAGCCTATGGTCCGGCATGTGCTGGATGCCGCCCGGGAAGCAGGTGCCGAAAAACAAGTTGTAGTTGTCGGCTTTGGCGCTGAGAGTGTGGAGAAGACGATAGGACCGCAGGCGGAATTTGTAGTTCAGGCTGAACAGCTGGGGACAGGTCATGCCGTTATGCAAGCCCGTGAGCAGCTTCAGGCGATTGAGGGCACGGTTATGGTGTTATGCGGCGATACTCCGCTTCTGACCGGCACGTTATTGTCCAAATTGTACCAGGCTCATAAAAATGCGGGTGCGGCAGCCACCGTTCTTACCGCGATTGTGCCGGATCCCGGCGGATATGGCCGGGTAATCCGTAACGGCCAGGGTCAGGTGACCAAGATCGTGGAACACAAAGATGCCAGTCAGGAAGAACGAAAGGTTGATGAAGTTAATACGGGCATCTATTGTTTCGAAAAGGAGCCGCTTTTAAATGCTCTCGCCAGGCTGACTTGCGACAATGTGCAAAGGGAATATTATCTGACGGATGTTATCGGCATTTTAAATAGCGGGGGAAACAAGGTCCGGGCTGTCAGCGCGGATGACCACCGGGAAACGTTGGGAATCAATTCCCGCATTCAACTGGCCGAAGCGGAAAAGATTCTTCGCCGGCGCAAGCTTGAAGATTTGATGAACGACGGCGTCACCATTATGGACCCGGACAGCACCTTTATTGATGCCGAGGTAAAGGTGGGACCGGATACGGTGATTTACCCGTTTACCTGGCTGGAAGGCGGGACGAGTGTCGGCGGCGATTGTGAAATTGGTCCCAATACCAGGATTCAAAATACAGTGATTGGCAACGGTGCCGTTATACACTTTACATACGCCCATGACTGTGAAATAGGGAACAATGTGACTTTGGGACCGTACGTTCACCTGCGGCCGGGCACAAAGCTGGCTGCCGGGGTTAAAGTAGGCAATTTTGTCGAAGTAAAAAATTCCCAGGTGGGCCAAAACAGTAAAATTCCCCATTTAAGCTATATCGGTGATACCGATATGGGATCGCAGGTGAATATCGGCTCTGGAACCATAACGGTCAATTATGATGGTAAACGCAAGTACCGGACAACAATTGAAGACGGGGCCTTCATCGGCTGTAACGCCAATTTGGTGGCGCCGGTGACTATTGGCCGGGGATCGTATGTAGCCGCCGGCTCTACTATTACCAAAGATGTGCCGGCCGACTCCCTCGGGGTAGCGCGGGCCCGCCAGAGCGTAATCGACGGCTGGGCGGAAAAGCACCGCAACAAATAA
- the ilvA gene encoding threonine ammonia-lyase yields MKLADILSAREALSGVIHHTALDRSNTFSSLTGGEVYLKLENLQKTGSFKIRGAYNKIDTLTPAEKSCGVIAASAGNHAQGVAYGANRAGIKSTIVMPEAAPLAKIVATRGYGAEVVLAGTDYDEAFAKAKAIQAQTGQTFIHAFNDPAVIAGQGTIGLEILQDLDSVNTIVVPVGGGGLLAGIAVAVKETAPHVKVFGVQAQGAPAMYMSKREHHLKTTHDAETFADGIAVRAPGDLTFAIIEKYVDDIVVIDDEATAGTILMLLERAKLMVEGAGAVSLAAILHNKIPVKGKVVSVISGGNVDVNFLSRIIERGLVKAGRRVRLSTMVIDRPGNLQRMLAVIARLQANVLYVSHDRVEHHVPLGQAVVEVGLETRDALHTDQILSTLRQEGYNVEIM; encoded by the coding sequence GTGAAATTAGCGGATATATTAAGTGCCAGAGAAGCATTAAGCGGGGTAATTCACCATACTGCTCTCGATAGAAGCAATACGTTTAGTTCCTTAACAGGCGGTGAAGTGTATCTCAAACTTGAAAACCTGCAGAAGACAGGTTCGTTTAAAATCCGCGGCGCGTATAATAAAATAGACACCCTGACACCGGCAGAGAAAAGTTGCGGCGTTATCGCCGCATCCGCGGGTAATCATGCTCAGGGTGTGGCATACGGGGCAAACCGGGCGGGAATTAAATCCACCATTGTTATGCCGGAGGCGGCTCCGCTGGCGAAAATCGTGGCAACCCGCGGCTATGGCGCCGAGGTGGTATTGGCGGGAACTGATTATGACGAAGCCTTTGCTAAGGCGAAAGCGATCCAGGCGCAAACTGGTCAAACTTTTATCCATGCTTTTAATGACCCTGCCGTTATTGCCGGCCAGGGAACCATTGGATTGGAAATTCTGCAAGATCTGGACAGCGTAAATACCATTGTGGTGCCGGTGGGAGGAGGCGGCCTCCTGGCGGGGATTGCCGTTGCCGTAAAAGAAACCGCGCCCCATGTGAAGGTATTCGGTGTTCAGGCGCAGGGCGCGCCGGCTATGTATATGTCTAAACGCGAGCATCACCTTAAAACCACCCATGACGCCGAGACGTTTGCCGACGGAATTGCGGTGAGGGCCCCGGGGGATCTTACTTTTGCGATCATTGAAAAATACGTGGATGATATCGTGGTTATTGACGACGAAGCTACCGCCGGCACCATTTTGATGCTTTTGGAACGGGCCAAACTAATGGTTGAGGGCGCAGGCGCCGTAAGTCTGGCCGCCATATTGCACAATAAAATCCCGGTAAAGGGAAAAGTGGTCAGCGTTATATCCGGCGGCAATGTTGACGTCAACTTTTTATCCCGGATTATTGAACGGGGTTTGGTCAAAGCAGGACGGCGGGTGCGTCTCTCAACTATGGTGATCGACCGTCCCGGGAATCTGCAGCGAATGCTGGCGGTGATCGCCCGGCTGCAGGCCAATGTGCTGTATGTGTCCCATGACCGGGTTGAGCACCATGTGCCGTTGGGGCAAGCGGTAGTGGAAGTGGGCCTTGAAACCCGGGACGCATTGCATACGGATCAAATATTAAGTACCCTTCGCCAGGAAGGATATAATGTGGAAATTATGTAA